In the Candidatus Mycosynbacter amalyticus genome, one interval contains:
- a CDS encoding glutaredoxin domain-containing protein → MSKVTIYSTTWCAFCSTEKQWLEKLGVEFDAKDIEEDKAAYEELMSKLGGNFQGVPVTDIDGEVILGFDRPKLQKALEEKKLVTA, encoded by the coding sequence ATGAGCAAAGTAACTATCTATAGTACTACTTGGTGCGCGTTTTGCAGCACCGAAAAGCAGTGGCTCGAGAAGCTTGGCGTCGAGTTTGACGCAAAAGATATCGAGGAAGACAAAGCAGCCTATGAGGAACTCATGAGCAAACTCGGTGGCAACTTCCAGGGCGTGCCTGTCACCGATATCGACGGCGAGGTCATCCTTGGCTTCGACCGACCAAAGCTCCAAAAAGCCCTCGAAGAAAAGAAGCTAGTCACAGCGTAA